The genome window CATGGGGGACGCATTCGGACCTTTCCCCATGAGCGGGGCAACTGGGCCACCCACATCTACATACCATGTGAGTCACTTACTAATGGCAGATGGCCCAAAACAAGTACCTCCTAGCTGTGCCTAGGAGGAAGAAACCAGGGCCCCTGTATTCTGGACCCATCCCACCCCAACCCTGAGGTGGTGACAGGCTGAATCAGACCTCGCTCCACAGAGTGTTCTTGAAGTTACTAGCCTTCTCAGGGTCTCTGTTTCTACACCTCTAAAGTGGGGTGATAATATCTATCTCTTCGGAAGGTTAATTCAGATAATCTGTGTCAGTTTAGCACGGTACACAAAGTGTCGGCTCTAATTGTGTGTAGACTCACGTTATCAGCATCCACCGTCAGTGCTACATTTCTCACAGCAGATGAacccacttcttttttcttttttctttcttttttttttttttttttttgtagtcctggctaccctagaactcaggaggagatctgcctgcctctgcctccccagagctggaattaaaggtgtgggccaccaccacctggcttgagcCCATATTATAATCACCAGACTTCCTGGTTTGTATTATGGATAAATCTTGGTGTTGTGCATTCTGAGTTTAGACAAACTTAACAAGATGTACATCTACACTATCATGTAGAGTAGTATCACTGCTATACGAATCCGTCATGCTTGACTTAgccatcccctccctccaccaACACCTGTTTCACAAATTTGCCTTCTCCAAAATGTCATAGAAATGGGATCATTTAGTATATATAGCCTTTTCAGATCGGCTTCTTTGGCTTAGTAGTGTGCATTTGAGGTTCCTCTGCCTCGTCACACTTGACAGATCATTTCTTTTTAGTGCTCACTAATATTGCATTGTCTGGCTCTACCACAGTACATTCACCTACTAAAGGACATATTGGTTGTTCCTAAATTTGGGCAGATATGCATAAAGATGCTTTAGGCTGGCCCAGTGTGgcagcacatgactttaatctcagcactcgggggTAGACgcaagtggatctcttgagttctaagccagccagaggtatgtagtgagactctgtctcaaaaaaataaggtaaaaataaaataagtgcatTGTGCTACAGGCTTTTGTGTGGACATGTTTCAGCAGCTCCTTGGTGTGAAATGATAAGGAGTGTGACTGATGGACTTTATGATTGTATGGTAACAGTATGCTTAATTTTTCAAGAAACCACCAAATTGTCCCCCACAACGGCTGTATCATTTTACATTTCCAACAGCAATGAATGAGGTGCCCTTGTCAGCACATGGTGCTGCCACTGCTCTGCAGTGCAGACTAGTCTTTCTCCTTGTTGACCGATATGGAGCATCTCTCATATGCTTTTTGCTATCTGTCCATCTTCCTTGGCAAGTTGTATATTAGGATTTGGGGCCTATATTTAAtgaacttttccttccttccttcctttcttcctttttcttttttgagacagggtttcactgtgtatccttggTGGCCTGGTGTAGAagaccagctctgacctgttggAGGGTtcttggagggaagagagaggaatgaggaagtagtagaaatatagatggaggggctggagagatggctcaaaggttaagagcaccgactgctcttccagaggtcctgaattcaattcccagcaaccacatggtggctcacaaccatctgtaatgagatctgacgccctcttctgtatacataataaataaataaatctttagaaaaaaaaaaaagaaagaaagatagatggagatgatgagaaagacagagacacaggatagctttgggagggccctgggtcaatacccagtcacctcgAGTTTtgttctaatgggctttttatacatcagcaaggggagaagcaaagacctcccccatcaagatcaaagcacagcgtacagccaagtgtagatccttccaaacaccCAGTAACCACGGCCCTGGCCAAaccatcctattatgcagccctgctgagtaaagcaagctcagattctctgacctttaGTGaggtcttactagggagcctctgtgggcccccacagcctggaactcactatgtagaccatgctggcctcagactcactaaaATTCACCTGCtgagctcccaagtgctgggatggtgAACACCTCCCTTAATCTAGCTTTCTTACCTAGAGGTTCTACATTTTTCTGGATTCCCTATTAGGTATTCCTCAGTCTGGGGCTTTTCCCACCTCACCCCGCTTCTTGGCAGTGTCTTTTACAGAGCAGACATTTTTAAGTTTAATAAAGTTGGTCTTATTAATCCTCATAGCTAATAAACAGTACAGTGGTCTGACTGTGTCACTTAGAGGGACACTGGGAAGTACTATCATGTGTGTCCCcatatatatcatacacacataccacacatatcaaaataaatttatctgaAGACATTCACATTAAAATATTGGCAGGCGGTCAGCTATAGGCTACTCCTGAAACTAGGCTAACAGGGGCTTCTCTGCTCTCCCAGCTTTTTATTCATCTGTGACAGCTTGGCTGAGGCCAGTCCACTCTCCCTACTCTCTCTCCAGATGAAGCGAAGGAAGAGTTCCTGGATCTGCTTGACATGTTGCTGCCCCGAGCCCAGACATTCGTGCCCCGGTTGGTGCGGATGGAGGAGTTCCACCTCAGCCTGTCTCAGAGCGTGGTTCTCCGTCACCACTGGATCCTCCCCTTCGTGCAGGTGCTCAAAGACCGCATGGCCTCTTTCCAAAGGTGAgcactcccctctcccccccccaccacccccaccaccccccggctTTGGTGTGCTTGGAGCTAGGAACGGTGGGTGCCAAGCTGGCAGACCAGACCTAACGACCCGAGGCTGCTGTGGCCCGGCCCGTGTGGTGCAGGCACCTCACAGAAGccgctgactgctcttcctctGGGTTGTGCACAGAGACCCCCACTGTCTGCCGCTAAACTCCTAGGATTTCCAGCACTTCTGTGGCCAGATATGTGAGAGCTCCTCCCACACCAACACTCTGCAGCCTTCCAGATCCTGACTGGATAGCCTTCGGTTCAGTTCAGTTCCGACGCCAAATGTCGCCGAGTGCAGCCTCACAGGCTAAGAGCTTCATCCCTCAGGCTGCCCCCCACAGTAGATGCAGCTCACATTGAGTCCCTAGGTTAGCCAAGAATTCTGATTTTGTTACAGACCAGAGCTTTCAACAACCCACCCCTGCTGCCTCCTAGTGACCATTTGCTAGAAGGACTCACAAAATTCAGGAACACAGCTCACTGCCTAGATTTCCAACTTGTCACACAGAATTTGATTGATGATTgactgaggcaggcaggcaccctgggccaggctggccttggatttatagcaatcctgcctcagctgcctgagAACTGGGCTAGGCATAATCCACCACACAGAcctacagaggagagagaggggtggagaTGCTAAGGAAGCACTGTGTCGCCGAGCTACATTCCCATCCCTTACAAAggatatctatttatttatttattatgtataaagtgttctgcctgcagatATCCCTgcatgccacaagagggcaccagatctcattacagatggttgtgagccaccactatggtttctgggaagtgaactcagaacctctggaagagcaaccagtgctcttaacctctgagccatctctccagcaccccccccccctttattttttgttttgttccaaaggatgttttaaaagataaatgaagAGTGACAGAAGAGACCCATAGGGCGGGGTTTAGAAAGGATGCAGCTGGCCCGCTCCAGCTTGCTCCACCTACCTCAGGCATTTCTGCACTTACCTAGGTACACTGCTCCTGAAATCCTGGCCTGCCCTTTGACCAGGTCTCCTCCAGTTGTTCTCAGGATCCCTTAGAGTCAGGAGTCACCTGATCCTGCTGCTGTTGATGGCCCAAGGATTCATCGCACTCACCCTCACATGTCCCCATGCCCTCCCCTCTTCTGGAGTCAGAGCCCCTCTGCCCGGGACTGTGGCTTCTCTCTGAATGCTCATGGCCTTCTCTGGGAACTCTGCTCTCCACTGCTTCAGTAGGTGCTTgctcagggctgggcaggagtGAAGAGATTCTTTCTGGGCTTCTCTGGGTCCTCCGAGGGCTGGGTCAATAAAGAACTCACAAAACTAGCTTGTTAGTGGGTTTCTGAATCTAATTTAATCTTAGTCTTTtttttacacccccccccccccccggttttttgagacaaggtttctctttgtagctttggagcctgtcctgtaacttgctctgtagaccaggctggccttgaactcagagatccgcctgcctctgcctcctgaatgctggcgtgcaccaccactgccctgatttttttaaaatactttttattttgctgtatgaatttttttataatttatttattttatgtgcattagtctgcatgtatatctgtgtgagggtgccagatgccctggaactggagttacagacagttgtgagctgccatgtggctgctgggaattgaacccaggtcctctggaagagcagccagtgttcttaaccgctgagccatctctccagcccctgtatgagagttttgcctgcatgtatgtatgtatgtgcctgtgctggtggaggtcagaagagggcatcagagacaTGGGAggctgtgagcctctgtgtgggtgctgagaactgaaccccagtcctctggaagagcagtcagtgctcttgcccactgagccatctctccagctctgtctgCAGTCTTTCTTCATAGACACCCCTAGGAAGGCCTGAAATGGGTGGAAATAGAAGTCTTACAGTGAATCCCCAACTCCACTGTTTAGGGGGCCTGAGGCTCAGGAACTCTGGAGTGTGGCTCTTCCAAATGGAAAAGCTCCCCCATTTGGTTGAGGAGGAAAACCAGGATGAAGCGCATCTCATTCTGGGCCACTGTGATTGCCACTATCAGATTTATTAAGCCAGCTGTGCATTATCAGCTGTATCACAGGTGCCAGAACCCAACCTAAATTGGCTTCACCCAAAGGGAATTACAGATGGGTTCAGAGATAGCCCTAGTTTCATGCATGCGTAGATGGAGGTAGCCAGAGATGTTACCTGAGTTGTGCTGTCTCAGCTCTGTCCCACGAGGTTGACTTCCTTCTCTCAATGACAAGGGAGCCACCAGTACGTGTATATGCATCTTCTTATATGCGAGGACAGGTGCGTACATTCCACAGCGTGCATGTAGAAGTCAGGTGTTGGTCCTTACCTTCCACATTGCTTGCCATAGGATCTCTTTATTGTTTTTCTGCTGTGTGTCTCAGACCACCTAGCGTGTGAGCATCCGggattctcccatctctgtcCCATCGAAGTTCacactgctgtgcccagctttcaCGTGGGGTCCAGAGTTTTGAATTCACGTCCTCACACTTGTCTGGCTACTTTTACCCATTGCGCTGTCTCCTCCACCCTGCAGGCTCCTTTGAAATGTGTTTATTAGGCTTGAGAGATGATGCTTTAgcagtaagagcactggctgttcttgtagaggacctggattcagtttccaGCTCCAACTGGCAGCGcaaactgtctgtgactctagttccacgGGCTCTGATGGCTtcttctggcccccataggcactctgtacacatggtgcacagacatacacaaacaaataagaaaagtaaagtgtaaagtgtgtgtgcatgggtgtatgggtgtgttcatgcatatgtgtgtcagtCTGcctctgtgcatgtggaggccgaAAGAATACATCTGCTGTCATCTGTCATTCTCTGgctattcctttgagacagggcctttccCAAACCTGGAGCTTGTGTTTTCCTGGCTAGGCTTGGAAGCCTGCAAGCTCCAGcgatcctctgtctctgtccagTTTatagctggggttacaggtgtacacAGGATGCCCAACTTGTTAGTTGGGTCCTGGTATCAGAACTCTAATCCTTCCTGTATATATTAGTTTCAGCAAAAGTCATGGGAATTGCTTTGGTTAGTCTGACTCTGTTCATACGTCCCCCTTATAAGTAAAGAGTGGAAATGCCCTTTCCCCTTATTCTAGAGAATGCTGCCCTTATCTTACTGGAGCTCTGTTTCGTGGACAAACTAGCATTCAAGCTGGGTGATCGGCAGCACTGTCATGGTAACAAGGCTGACATGGTACTGCAGGCATGCTGCCCAAAGGTGAGAAGCCAGTGCAGAATTCACAAGGTCTGGTGGGAAGCCGCTCCCTCAGCCTCCGAGTGGGCACTAGTTCTTTAACAGAGTGCGCACCTTGCTGGGACCTCCGGAAACTGCCCAGGCGTCATTGCAGGAGGTATCATTCCCTGTGAGACGTGTGTAGCCTGCTGCCCTGCTCACTTGAGGACTAGAGAGCAGCCCCTGTGCCGCTGGGTTGGTGTCTTTGAGGAAATGGATTTGATGATGTCCTTGCTCCATGGGCTGCCCTGTGTCCCTAGTTAAGCTAGACCAGCTGCAAGCCCTCGGTTTCTTGAGTTGAGATGACCAGACCTGGACAGTTCAGCTCTGACTCCGGAGCCTGTGTAACTAGTCCAGGTGCTGAGTGAGCGGGGGTTTCTGCCCCACTTCCTACCACCAGACCCACTTCAACAGAGACTCACTTTTCAGGTGAGAGAAGTGCTTTGCAATCAAATGGACTGAGCCTCAACTCCTGCCTTGCCAAATTCTGCCTCACCAGGTCCATTTTCGTGTCTATAATTGTAGGGCCTACCTCACAGGGTCATATCAACTAACTTTCCACCCACACGACAAATGAGTTTCTCAGGTGCACGACATGGTACACAGCACACAGGTGAAGCTATGGGTCAGTAAAATTGGTAGCTTCCACTTAAATCATAGAATAACAATATTGATTGTAAAATcagttaattacatttttaaagtgctGTTGGGGGAGGTATTTAGAGGGATTGATGTTGCTTGTTTGTTGAGATAGACTCTTACTACAAATTGAGAACTTCTGTCTTGGCCTCCTGAGCATGGACTGTAGACATCCGTCACCACTCACAGCTGAAAATGCTGGTATTTAAAACATGAactagccgggtgtggtggcacacacttttaatcccagcactccagaggcagagccaggcggatctctgtgagttcgaggccagcctggtctacagagtgagatccaggacaggctccaaagctacacagagaaaccctgtctcaaaaaaccttaaaaaaaaaaaaaagtactattttactttcttgtttttctttttactttctttttttttcttgaagtatctttcttcttttaaatttcaggTTCTTCTTTACTGCCAACCAAGTAAAGATTTATACCAATCAAGAGAAAACCAGGTGGGTCCCTGACTTTATTGCAAAGACAGAGGGGATATACTTCCTTTTCACATATACTTGTGGGGCATCTCTTCCCAAAATtaagataaatttttattttttaaaaataaataaaatccagccgggcagtggtggcacatgcctttaatcccagtactcgggaggcagagccaggcggatctctgtgagttcgaagccagcctgttctacagagtgagatccaggacaggcaccaaagctacacagagaaaccctgtctcgaaaaatagataggtagatagacagacagacagacaaagcccAAGCTTGTTCAGGAGAGCTGAGGGAGTTTGGGGAGCGGCGCAGATGTAGGGGAACCATCTCAGTACAGAGACAGCCTGTGAAGCGGAGGCCTGCTCCTGTCTAGCCCCCGCCCTGCCGTGGTGATGAGCTCGCCCCTCtcaccttcctccctgcaccTTTTCTCTCTGCACCTTTCTCCTTCATTGCCAGCTGAGCTAAAACGGCGTGAAAACTTAGAAGTCCTAAAGCATTAAGAGGGCATTTTTAGCCAggagcggtggcgcacacctttaatcccagcatttgggaggcagaggcagtcaaatctctgagttcaaggccagcctggtctacagagcgagatctaggacagccagggctacacagagaaaccctgtctcaagcaacaacaacaacacccccccAAGGGCATTTTTCTCTGCAGGGCCTCCCTGTCCAGTCCATTCACAGGGACACTCCTCTCATCTGCTCTGAAAgggctccctcctcccttcatcctAGGCTATATAACTTTATAGTCTAAAGGGTTTCCAGGAGTGGGGAGTCAACAGTGTCAGATATTGCCAAGCAAGCGAGGACAGGATTCGTGCCTTTGATAACACAGAGATCAGTATAATCATTGGCCACTTTGACAAGAGCATTTCTGAGGGAGGAGGGTTGGAGGTGGAGACCAGACAGTACAGAGGAAGATAGCAGACCACTGTGGTGGTGGTCTACAGTGTTTCCTTGAGAATGGGATGATGGGGCTGGCTGAAGATGCGGTTCAGGGGGGGATTTAATTACTAAAGACAGCAGTTCTCAGCACCAGCAGGGGGGCAGTGGGTACCACAGAGCAGGGCTCGGACAGGGTGAGGAGTCCAGGAGTGCCGGAgagtggaggggcaggagggcgAGGTCCGCAGTGATAGATGAAGGCTGCCCTGCAGGGATTCTTAGACATGAGGGGAGATCCAGTGAAGGTGCGTTTTTAAGTGCGGGAAGTGGGGGGGATTGAAAGAATTGGTTCCTGGAGCAGCAGGGGCATGCACAGGAAATCCCTGGACTTCCTGTTGGGTGCCTCCTACTTCTACTTCTGTGGATTGTGCTCTCATAGGCTGCATTTTGTACCCCTGCTCTCTCCACTGCCTCTTCCTAGGACCTTCATTGGGCTTGAGGTCAGTTCCGGGCATGCCCAATTCCTGGACATGGTTTCAGCGGTGGACAGAGTCATGGAGGAATTTGACCTCACTACCTTCTACCAGGTAATGCACACGGTTGAGGGAAATGAAGAGGGGTCACTGTTTCTGCCACAGAGCTGCTGCTCCGTTGCCCTGTCTAGAAAGAACATCCTCAGAGAAGCCCCATCAGAGGAAGCTAAAGAGACCTCCAGAACCTCCCCATGTGGAGCCCTGATTGCCAGCCCACGGGATTGGGGTCTGGGGTGTCAGAAGTTGTAGTCTACCCAGAGTCCAACATCAGAAAACTGTTTGTGCATCTTAGATGTGTGCTTTCTACTCTGTAAGGTATCCATGTGTGCCTTGTTTTTCCTAAGTAGCTGTCTCAACACTTAGCAAATTGACCCTCTGGAAGAGTTGTAGCTTCATGTCCTCACTGTACCTCCCTCTATCCTTCTGAGGACGCAGCGTCCAGCTTGAGTGTCACAGCTTTAAAAGGCCATTGGTTTATTCGATGTGTTTTTAAAACCATGCCATGTGTGCAGTTAGTTTTGAATAGAGATAATTATTGTTTCTTCAAAATTGTTGacatttttgggttttgttcAGTTAATCTGAAAAGTATGGGCTCTGCTGGAATGTTCTAGatctgttgtcatttgtttttgttcttttgggggccccattcagctcccacataaatcacacacaggcttattcttaattataaatacccggccttaacttggcttgtttcttgccagctctccttaacttaaattatcccctttaccttttgcctctgggtttttctcattctcttacttctgtaaatcttactcttactccgtggcttgctctgtagctgggtggctgacccctggagtcctcttcctcctctggctgctgcttctctctcttcctcccgaTTTCTCCTGTTcatcctctcttcctgccagctccacctatcctttctcctgcctttctattgGCCAATTcattattagaccatcaggtgttttagacagacaaagtaacacagcttcacagagttaaacaaatgcaacataaacaaaagtaacacaccttaaaatgatattctacaacacagaactgggcatggtagtacatgcctttaaccctggAAGCTGGAAGTTCAAGATTAAGGTGCCTGCCTATGTGATTGGTTTCTGATAAGGGCTGTAGCTTGTAAGAGGCATCCCTCACTGTGCCCTTCCCTCATGGAGGGAAAGGAACACACAGCTCTCTACCCctctctttaatttttcattatttttgtgcttatggatgttttgcctacctgtatgtctgcgtaccatgtgcatgcagtgctcttgaaggccataagagggtgtcagatcccctggaactcgtGTTTCAGACATTCCTTACAGAGGCTTGTTAACcatcaagtgggtgctggggatcaaacctttgtcctctggaaaagctgccagtgttcctaacctctgagccattgccCATCCACATCTGTTTTTCCAAGGGCACCACCTGTGCCCTCATTAACCCTAACTGCCTCAAATACCATCACATTGGGGGTTTCACTATTTGCATTTTGGGGAGGAGTACATTTCAGTCTGTAGTGGGGACCAGCCCAAGCCATTTTGTCTGTGTGGGCAGGGGACATGGCTTCAGCACTAGGGGCACACCAGGGCTCCTACAGGGAGACCTGACCGACTGTCATAGACCTGCTAGGATGATGGGCCTGCCATGGCATCCAGTGATGGCCTGATTCCCTGCTTTTCTTCCCTAGGACCCTTCATTTCATGTCAGTCTGGCCTGGTGTGTGGGTGACGCACGTCTCCAGCTGGAGGGACAGTGCCTGCGGGAACTACAGGTAAATTTCCAGGGAAGGGACACAGACAGAGCACTGAGCTCCAAAGATGAGGGGAGGAGCACATGACAGTAAGGGAAGGACTGGCTCCTGAAACCTAAATCTTCAGGAGACCCTCAGCCCTCGCTTCCTGCTCAGATGTCATCCCTGagccagcagcagcaacatcTGGGAGCTAAGCAGCTCTGCAGGTGCTCTGGCCCCACCCCAGACCCGAACAGCAGAACTGCACTCGGGTAACAAAATCTCCAGGGCTTTGGGTATCCGGCTTTACACCTGACACGTGATGAGAGtcagccccgcccccgccccgtcAGTCTCAGCcatttatctgaggtcagaggttTGGGTCTGGCAGTTGTAAATGTAGGAAGGATGCCAGGTCCCAGGAACCTCCAGCCCCCAGAGCCTG of Peromyscus leucopus breed LL Stock chromosome 5, UCI_PerLeu_2.1, whole genome shotgun sequence contains these proteins:
- the Usb1 gene encoding U6 snRNA phosphodiesterase isoform X2 yields the protein MSAAPLVGYSSSGSEDEAEAAGAPAAAGRSKPSDQNPLPTQRFPVPDSVLSMFSSTEEGPEDDSTKHGGRIRTFPHERGNWATHIYIPYEAKEEFLDLLDMLLPRAQTFVPRLVRMEEFHLSLSQSVVLRHHWILPFVQVLKDRMASFQRFFFTANQVKIYTNQEKTRTFIGLEVSSGHAQFLDMVSAVDRVMEEFDLTTFYQDPSFHVSLAWCVGDARLQLEGQCLRELQEIVDEFEDSEMLLRVLAEQVRCKSGNKFFSMPLK
- the Usb1 gene encoding U6 snRNA phosphodiesterase isoform X1, with protein sequence MSAAPLVGYSSSGSEDEAEAAGAPAAAGRSKPRSGVRRCDQNPLPTQRFPVPDSVLSMFSSTEEGPEDDSTKHGGRIRTFPHERGNWATHIYIPYEAKEEFLDLLDMLLPRAQTFVPRLVRMEEFHLSLSQSVVLRHHWILPFVQVLKDRMASFQRFFFTANQVKIYTNQEKTRTFIGLEVSSGHAQFLDMVSAVDRVMEEFDLTTFYQDPSFHVSLAWCVGDARLQLEGQCLRELQEIVDEFEDSEMLLRVLAEQVRCKSGNKFFSMPLK